The Mytilus galloprovincialis chromosome 2, xbMytGall1.hap1.1, whole genome shotgun sequence genome has a window encoding:
- the LOC143063176 gene encoding urethanase-like, giving the protein MASSDDKKVADLYKNPVVKLPHINELKEIDAELRLKSSDEEIEFVHEHLKDVIKAYQRVNELIEPQLPVKYPRTPGFKADDDAWYWKCEVKGASTGKLAGKTIGIKDNVAVAGVPMMNGSKILEGYTPEFDATIITRILDEGGIIAGKTVCEDMCFSGNSWTSSSGPVKNPFNNRLSAGGSSSGSAALLARKEIDLAIGGDQGGSIRIPSSWCGTVGLKPTFGLVPYTGIASIETTIDHTGPMTRTVKDCALLLEVIAGYDEGRDPRQIPNIEIPSYSKLVDDGVKGLKIGLVKEGFSFKQMEEDVAKLVRESATKLTGAGATVEDTSIPIHDDGLEIWTPAAFEGTYKCMVQGNGAGYHWKGHYPTSMQEAHARGFATRPHDMSFALKLVVIIAEYISKNYQNKFYAKSLNLTNVLTMAYDEALKKYDVLIMPTLPMKPLPLPTEKDDLHEIIRLTFDMIKNTAPFDSTGHPALSINAGFSEGLPVGMMIIGKKFDEATVLRVARAFEKIRDGK; this is encoded by the exons TTGCAGATTTGTATAAAAACCCTGTAGTCAAATTACCTCATATCAACGAGCTAAAGGAAATAGATGCAGAATTAAGATTGAAGTCATCAGACGAGGAAATAGAATTTGTACACG AGCATTTGAAGGATGTGATCAAGGCATACCAGAGGGTAAATGAGTTAATTGAACCACAACTTCCTGTAAAATATCCCCGAACCCCCGGATTTAAAGCAGATGACGATGCCTG GTATTGGAAATGTGAGGTTAAAGGAGCGTCAACAGGTAAACTGGCAGGTAAGACGATTGGCATCAAAGACAATGTAGCGGTTGCTGGAGTACCAATGATGAATGGATCGAAAATACTAGAGGGATACACACCAGAGTTTGACGCAACCATCATTACCAGAATACTTGATGAAG GTGGGATTATTGCTGGAAAAACCGTCTGTGAAGATATGTGTTTCAGTGGTAATAGTTGGACATCTTCCTCTGGACCTGTTAAAAATCCTTTTAACAACAGACTTTCCGCTGGTGGATCTAGCTCCGGTAGTGCTGCTCTG TTAGCTAGAAAAGAAATTGATTTGGCTATCGGAGGAGATCAAGGAGGATCAATTCGAATACCATCCAGTTGGTGTGGAACTGTTGGATTGAAACCCACTTTTGGGTTAGTGCCATATACAGGAATAGCATCAATAGAAACAACAATCGATCATACCGGACCGATGACAAGAACAGTCAAAGACTGCGCCTTACTTTTGGAG GTGATAGCTGGTTATGATGAAGGTCGTGACCCCAGACAGATACCGAATATTGAAATTCCATCATATTCCAAACTG GTGGACGATGGAGTCAAAGGCTTAAAAATTGGTTTAGTAAAAGAAGGTTTCTCATTCAAACAAATGGAAGAAGATGTAGCCAAGTTAGTAAGGGAATCTGCAACTAAACTGACCGGGGCTGGTGCGACTGTGGAGGATACATCTATACCTATACACGATGATG GTTTAGAAATCTGGACACCAGCAGCCTTTGAAGGAACATACAAGTGCATGGTGCAAGGAAATG GTGCTGGCTATCACTGGAAGGGACATTATCCAACGTCTATGCAGGAAGCGCATGCCAGGGGATTTGCCACGAGGCCACATGACATGTCATTTGCCCTCAAGCTGGTTGTTATAATAGCGGAGTATATCAGCAAAAATTACCAGAATAAATTTTATGCCAAAAGTTTGAATCTCACAAACGTACTCACGATGGCATACGATGAAGCTCTGAAAAAATACGATGTATTGATTATGCCAACATTGCCAATGAAACCACTTCCACTACCAACCGAAAAAGATGATTTGCACG aAATAATCCGTCTTACATTTGATATGATCAAGAATACAGCACCATTTGACTCAACTGGACACCCTGCTTTGTCAATAAATGCCGGATTTTCCGAAGGACTTCCGGTTGGAATGATGATTATTGGGAAGAAATTTGATGAAGCAACTGTTTTGAGAGTGGCAAGGGCATTCGAGAAAATAAGGGACGGAAAATAA